From the Leucobacter denitrificans genome, one window contains:
- a CDS encoding gamma-glutamyltransferase family protein: protein MSVIASGQSAISTSHHLATEAGAAAMRAGGNAVDAALAAAATLCVVYPNNVALGGDLVALVRSPDGRVRFLNATGAAPQAQTLEALRSTHGDQLPLRGIDTVTVPGGVCGWNSLHEYGATRSWADHFEHAIRHASEGFPNSRSVANALIDDRVTLEQDPGAAAVFYPDGKPVAKGETLRQPALAETLRRVAEYGSGEFYEGRTAVKWIAGLQKLGSKITLQDAIDYSAYWGEPLEGEFGDLRVLTGPPNTSGFMLLRALNAINGTGGSPGIEDPLGTGAGELARAFDDANIVRAASLADPRMGGACGPELVEMDASGLTTRGLPKASGDTVGLSAASADGWAVSLINSVYWGFGAHILEPETGIIFQNRGTSFSLDPTSPNAFAPGKRPRHTLMPVLVLRGSDLAWVPATMGGAAQPQIHTQLLVRSVSGATPSEATHTPRWIVDERRGDNPPSVTVEEGVTEETRLALEQAGFTVNIVPDHSEDLGHSNLIRIADDNVDASSDPRSDGSAIVF, encoded by the coding sequence ATGTCCGTCATCGCGTCGGGCCAGAGCGCCATCTCGACCTCTCATCACCTCGCGACCGAAGCCGGTGCCGCCGCGATGCGTGCTGGTGGCAACGCCGTTGATGCCGCACTCGCTGCTGCAGCGACGCTCTGTGTTGTGTACCCAAACAACGTCGCGCTGGGCGGTGACCTCGTCGCGCTCGTGCGCAGCCCAGACGGCAGAGTTCGCTTCTTGAACGCGACGGGCGCCGCTCCTCAGGCGCAGACACTGGAGGCGTTGCGATCCACACACGGTGACCAGTTGCCCCTGCGCGGCATCGACACAGTCACGGTGCCGGGTGGTGTCTGCGGCTGGAATTCGCTGCACGAATACGGGGCTACGCGCAGCTGGGCAGATCACTTCGAGCACGCGATTCGTCACGCCTCCGAAGGGTTTCCGAACTCTCGCTCAGTGGCCAATGCCCTCATCGATGACCGCGTAACGCTCGAGCAAGACCCAGGTGCCGCGGCCGTCTTCTACCCCGACGGCAAGCCTGTCGCTAAGGGTGAAACGCTCAGACAGCCGGCGCTCGCAGAGACCCTTCGTCGTGTCGCCGAGTATGGCTCGGGTGAGTTCTACGAGGGTCGCACCGCGGTGAAGTGGATCGCCGGACTGCAAAAGCTCGGTTCGAAGATCACGCTGCAGGATGCGATCGACTATTCAGCGTATTGGGGCGAACCGCTCGAGGGCGAGTTTGGCGACCTTCGAGTACTCACTGGGCCACCAAACACCTCCGGCTTCATGCTGCTGCGAGCACTGAATGCCATCAACGGCACGGGCGGCAGCCCCGGAATAGAGGATCCACTCGGCACTGGAGCGGGAGAACTCGCCCGAGCGTTCGATGATGCAAACATTGTGCGCGCGGCGTCGCTTGCTGACCCGCGCATGGGTGGCGCGTGCGGCCCTGAACTCGTAGAGATGGATGCGAGCGGACTCACAACTCGAGGCCTCCCGAAGGCGAGCGGCGATACCGTCGGCCTATCGGCAGCGAGTGCTGACGGCTGGGCGGTCTCGCTCATCAACTCGGTGTACTGGGGTTTTGGCGCTCACATTCTCGAGCCCGAAACCGGCATTATTTTTCAGAACCGTGGAACTTCGTTCTCGCTCGATCCCACCTCACCGAATGCGTTCGCCCCGGGCAAGCGCCCGAGGCACACACTCATGCCCGTGCTGGTGCTGCGTGGCAGCGACCTGGCGTGGGTGCCGGCGACGATGGGTGGGGCGGCGCAGCCGCAGATCCACACCCAACTGCTCGTGCGCTCTGTGAGCGGGGCCACGCCGAGCGAGGCGACTCACACGCCCAGGTGGATAGTGGACGAACGCCGCGGCGATAACCCACCCTCGGTGACCGTCGAAGAAGGAGTCACCGAGGAGACCAGGCTCGCCCTTGAGCAAGCCGGTTTCACTGTGAACATCGTGCCCGATCACAGCGAAGACCTCGGTCACTCAAACCTCATTCGCATCGCAGATGACAACGTCGATGCAAGCAGCGACCCGCGCTCCGACGGTTCGGCAATTGTCTTCTAA
- a CDS encoding sulfite exporter TauE/SafE family protein, with amino-acid sequence MTDSVRPSAISLLLVGVAGGLLSGLFGIGGGTIIVPALALWLSMPQKISAGTSVAAILPTAIVGATSYAVQGNVDWVAAILLAAGIIAGAQLGTYLLARIPVSAVQWSFMGFLAVVIVSLWFVVPSRESEITINFLTGALLVLTGFITGILSGVLGVGGGVVVVPVLMFFFGSSDLIAKGTSLLMMIPGSISATLGNVRRQNVDLRAAVWVGVAACAAVPFGSILAGWIDPFWGNVAFSAYLAFVLIQMLTRKLKKK; translated from the coding sequence ATGACAGATTCAGTGCGCCCGAGCGCCATTTCCCTCCTCCTCGTAGGCGTCGCCGGCGGCTTGCTCTCAGGGCTCTTCGGCATCGGTGGCGGCACCATCATCGTTCCTGCGCTTGCCCTCTGGCTGTCGATGCCGCAGAAAATCTCGGCGGGCACTTCGGTTGCCGCGATTCTTCCGACTGCGATCGTGGGTGCGACCAGCTACGCGGTTCAAGGAAACGTCGACTGGGTCGCCGCGATACTACTTGCCGCAGGAATCATCGCGGGAGCACAGCTGGGCACTTACCTGCTCGCGCGCATTCCCGTTTCAGCGGTGCAGTGGTCATTCATGGGCTTTCTCGCGGTCGTCATTGTGAGCCTCTGGTTCGTTGTGCCGAGCCGCGAGAGCGAGATCACCATCAACTTCTTGACGGGCGCGCTTCTCGTGCTCACCGGATTCATTACGGGCATTCTGTCTGGAGTTCTCGGCGTCGGCGGCGGGGTAGTGGTTGTGCCGGTGCTGATGTTCTTCTTCGGGTCGAGCGACCTCATCGCAAAGGGCACGTCGCTGCTCATGATGATCCCCGGCTCAATCTCTGCAACCCTCGGCAATGTTCGCCGCCAGAACGTCGACCTTCGCGCCGCGGTGTGGGTCGGTGTCGCGGCGTGCGCGGCCGTGCCGTTTGGTTCGATTCTCGCGGGGTGGATCGACCCCTTCTGGGGCAACGTCGCATTCTCGGCATACCTCGCCTTTGTGCTCATCCAGATGCTCACGCGCAAGCTGAAGAAGAAATAG
- a CDS encoding carbon-nitrogen hydrolase family protein: protein MTDVASTLKIAVWQAHSTPGDVEANLQALDAAAGSAAAQGVDLLITPEMFVTGYNIGDRIRTLAEQQPLELVRDVAKRNRIAIIAGGPEWLEPSGDAPASVANAAWFVDETGNVLARHRKIQLYGDLDQSKFKAGDSPLTLVEYRGFNVAVLICFDVEFPETVRTAALAGADLVAVPTAQMEPFDFVNQHLIRVRAWENATYVAYANQHGPDGELTYVGQSVIADPYGVHLAQAQRAGDELLIADVDRTTVTEARTQNPYLSEVRSSLFQRSS, encoded by the coding sequence ATGACTGACGTGGCTTCAACACTCAAGATCGCTGTGTGGCAGGCTCACAGCACACCCGGCGATGTGGAGGCGAATCTGCAGGCGCTCGATGCCGCCGCGGGTTCGGCCGCGGCGCAGGGTGTGGATCTGCTCATCACCCCCGAGATGTTCGTCACAGGCTACAACATCGGCGACAGGATTCGCACGCTGGCAGAGCAGCAACCGCTGGAGTTGGTGCGCGACGTTGCAAAACGGAACCGGATCGCGATCATTGCTGGTGGACCAGAGTGGCTCGAGCCATCGGGCGACGCACCAGCGAGCGTCGCAAACGCGGCCTGGTTCGTAGACGAAACCGGGAATGTTCTCGCGCGTCACCGCAAGATTCAGCTGTACGGTGACCTCGATCAGTCGAAGTTCAAGGCCGGCGATTCGCCGCTCACGCTCGTCGAGTATCGCGGCTTCAACGTTGCGGTGCTCATATGTTTCGATGTCGAGTTTCCCGAAACAGTTCGCACCGCTGCGCTCGCTGGTGCAGACCTTGTCGCGGTTCCCACCGCACAGATGGAGCCGTTCGACTTCGTGAATCAGCACCTCATTCGGGTGCGCGCCTGGGAGAACGCCACCTACGTCGCGTACGCAAATCAACACGGGCCAGATGGCGAGCTCACATATGTCGGTCAGAGCGTCATCGCCGACCCATACGGGGTGCACCTCGCTCAAGCGCAGCGGGCTGGCGACGAACTGCTGATCGCCGACGTGGATCGCACCACTGTGACCGAAGCTCGAACCCAGAACCCATACCTCTCAGAGGTTCGAAGCTCACTGTTTCAGCGATCCTCTTGA
- a CDS encoding Sir2 family NAD-dependent protein deacetylase: MDKAGALVDQEQLVALVRLFEHGTVAVLTGAGISTDSGIPDYRGEGSPPRNPMNIAQFRDDEQYRKRFWAGARIGQNRMLKVMPNAGHKALARLEAAGRIDGVITQNVDGLHAKSGSRKVVELHGGGSVIRCVECDSRWNRTKVLEWFDELNPGLAERNSSAEVAPDGDAIVSEVDTVVVPECHVCGGVLRPNVVYFGETVPVQVFDEAAHLVSEAEAFLVAGSSLAVNTGIRLVFRAEQRGIPIAAINRGHTALDLRSSLALRIEGGTTETLVALADALGA, encoded by the coding sequence GTGGATAAGGCAGGTGCGCTCGTAGACCAAGAGCAGCTTGTTGCGCTCGTTCGCCTATTCGAGCATGGCACCGTGGCCGTGCTGACGGGTGCAGGAATCAGCACCGATTCCGGCATCCCCGACTACCGAGGCGAGGGGAGTCCACCGAGGAATCCCATGAACATCGCACAGTTTCGTGACGACGAACAGTACCGCAAACGATTCTGGGCAGGTGCACGCATCGGGCAGAACCGTATGCTCAAAGTCATGCCGAACGCGGGGCACAAGGCGCTCGCGAGACTCGAAGCGGCCGGGCGTATTGACGGCGTGATCACGCAGAACGTTGACGGTCTGCACGCAAAATCGGGGTCGCGCAAGGTCGTGGAACTCCACGGCGGTGGCAGTGTTATTCGCTGCGTCGAATGTGACTCTCGCTGGAACCGGACCAAGGTCTTGGAATGGTTCGACGAATTGAATCCCGGTTTGGCCGAACGTAACTCGTCTGCGGAAGTGGCGCCCGATGGCGATGCGATCGTTTCTGAGGTCGACACGGTTGTCGTGCCCGAATGCCACGTGTGCGGTGGGGTACTTCGACCGAATGTCGTGTACTTCGGTGAGACAGTGCCCGTTCAAGTCTTCGATGAGGCCGCACACTTGGTGAGTGAGGCAGAAGCGTTCCTCGTCGCGGGCTCCTCGCTCGCAGTCAACACGGGAATCAGGCTCGTGTTTCGTGCTGAGCAGCGCGGGATCCCGATAGCTGCCATCAACCGAGGGCACACCGCGCTCGACCTGCGTTCGAGCCTTGCGCTTCGCATAGAGGGCGGCACGACCGAGACGCTCGTCGCGCTCGCCGATGCACTCGGGGCGTAA
- a CDS encoding pyruvate carboxylase, with protein MFKKILVANRGEIAIRAFRAATELGARTVAVYPFEDRNSLHRLKADEAYLIGTEGHPVRAYLDIAEIIRVAKESGADAIYPGYGFLSENPELAAAADAEGITFIGPGRLALEMAGNKVAAKEHAIAAGVPVLKSTPPSTDIEALIAGGNEIGYPLFAKAVAGGGGRGMRRVERAEDLREALESAMREADSAFGDPTMFIEQAVLRPRHIEVQVLADNTGEAVHLFERDCSVQRRHQKVVEIAPAPNLTQAQRDALTSDAIAFAKSIGYANAGTVEFLLDTEGARAGEHVFIEMNPRIQVEHTVTEEITDVDLVQAQMRIAAGATLEELGLTQDKIQMHGAALQCRITTEDPENGFRPDLGRITAYRSPGGGGVRLDGGTINPGAYISPHFDSMLAKLTCRGRSFEDAVVRARRALAEFRIRGVATNIPFLQSVLDDADFRAGDVSTAFIGERPELLSLNKPKDRATRLLQHLANVTVNQPNGPRPQQIDPQVKLPEVDLLTPAPAGGKQRLLELGPEGFAKALREQNALAVTETTFRDAHQSLLATRVRSRDLLAVAPHVARLTPELFSVEAWGGATYDVALRFLGEDPWERLAGMREALPNVPIQMLLRGQNTVGYTPYPPKVAQAFVREAAATGVDVFRIFDALNDVNQMRVAIDAVRETGTAVAEVAFCYTGDLLSPNEDKFTLDYYLGLAERIVESGAHILGIKDMAGLLRPAAAAKLVTALRERFDLPVHLHTHDTPGGQLATLLAASTAGVDAVDAASAPMSGTTSQPSLSALVAALSHTERDTGINPDAVYELEPYWDAVRTLYKPFESGLPSPTGRVYTHEIPGGQLSNLRQQAIALGLSENFEKIEDMYAAADRILGRLPKVTPSSKVVGDLALHLAAVDADPADFEANPERYDVPQSVVGFLAGELGDIPGGWPEPFRSKVLAGRDVSIEVAPVSDEDSARLEGSSQERRSTLNRLLFPAPTKQFEAVREQFGDLSVVDTGDYLYGLETSAEHAIDLSKGVRLYVGLEAIGEADEKGVRTVMVRVNGQLRPVFVKDESIKVTVVAAEKADRTVPGQVAAPFSGTVTVKVAAGDQVEAGQAIGTIEAMKMEAAITSPVAGTVQRIAFDGTRGVEAGDLIVVVE; from the coding sequence ATGTTTAAGAAGATTCTGGTTGCAAACCGCGGTGAAATCGCGATTCGCGCCTTTCGAGCGGCTACCGAGCTTGGGGCTCGTACCGTTGCGGTATATCCCTTCGAAGATCGCAATTCGCTGCACCGTCTGAAGGCCGACGAGGCCTACCTCATCGGCACGGAGGGCCACCCCGTTCGGGCATACCTCGATATTGCCGAGATTATTCGCGTCGCCAAGGAGTCTGGCGCAGACGCTATTTACCCGGGCTATGGTTTCCTCTCTGAGAACCCTGAGCTTGCCGCGGCAGCAGACGCCGAGGGCATCACCTTCATCGGCCCCGGCCGCCTCGCGCTCGAGATGGCAGGCAACAAAGTCGCGGCGAAAGAGCACGCGATTGCCGCTGGCGTTCCCGTTCTGAAGTCCACCCCGCCATCAACCGACATCGAAGCGCTCATTGCCGGCGGCAACGAAATCGGATACCCACTGTTCGCTAAGGCAGTCGCCGGTGGCGGCGGTCGCGGTATGCGCCGTGTCGAGCGCGCCGAAGACCTGCGCGAGGCGCTCGAGAGCGCGATGCGCGAGGCCGATAGCGCGTTCGGTGATCCCACCATGTTCATCGAGCAGGCAGTACTGCGCCCGCGCCACATCGAGGTGCAGGTGCTCGCAGATAACACCGGCGAGGCGGTGCACCTGTTCGAGCGTGACTGCTCGGTGCAGCGCCGCCACCAGAAGGTCGTTGAGATCGCACCAGCACCGAACCTCACGCAGGCGCAGCGCGACGCACTCACGAGCGACGCGATCGCATTCGCGAAGTCGATCGGGTACGCGAACGCCGGAACCGTTGAGTTCCTTCTCGACACCGAGGGTGCACGCGCTGGCGAGCACGTCTTCATCGAGATGAACCCCCGTATTCAGGTCGAGCACACCGTGACCGAAGAGATCACTGATGTGGATCTCGTGCAGGCACAGATGCGTATCGCGGCGGGCGCAACCCTCGAAGAGCTCGGGCTGACCCAAGACAAGATCCAGATGCACGGTGCGGCGCTTCAGTGCCGTATCACCACCGAGGATCCGGAGAACGGATTCCGCCCAGACCTTGGCCGCATCACCGCGTACCGTTCACCGGGTGGCGGCGGCGTACGCCTCGATGGCGGCACGATCAACCCAGGCGCGTACATCAGCCCGCACTTCGACTCGATGCTCGCGAAGCTCACCTGCCGCGGCCGCTCGTTTGAAGATGCTGTGGTGCGTGCCCGCCGCGCCCTCGCAGAGTTCCGTATTCGCGGCGTCGCAACGAACATTCCGTTCCTCCAGTCGGTGCTTGACGACGCTGACTTCCGCGCGGGCGACGTTTCGACTGCATTTATCGGGGAGCGTCCGGAGCTGCTGTCGCTCAACAAACCGAAGGATCGCGCGACGCGCCTCCTCCAGCACCTCGCGAACGTCACCGTGAACCAGCCAAATGGTCCGCGCCCGCAGCAGATCGATCCGCAGGTGAAGCTTCCAGAGGTCGATCTCCTCACCCCAGCCCCTGCTGGTGGCAAGCAGCGTCTGCTTGAGCTCGGACCTGAGGGATTCGCGAAGGCGCTCCGTGAGCAGAATGCGCTCGCTGTAACCGAGACCACGTTCCGTGATGCCCACCAGTCACTACTTGCGACGCGCGTGCGCTCGCGAGATCTCCTCGCGGTCGCTCCGCACGTTGCACGACTCACCCCCGAGCTCTTCTCGGTTGAGGCGTGGGGCGGCGCGACCTACGACGTCGCGCTTCGCTTCCTTGGCGAGGACCCGTGGGAGCGCCTGGCGGGCATGCGTGAGGCGCTGCCGAACGTGCCGATCCAGATGCTGCTTCGCGGCCAGAACACCGTGGGCTACACCCCGTACCCGCCGAAGGTTGCGCAGGCATTCGTGCGCGAGGCCGCGGCGACCGGTGTTGACGTGTTCCGCATCTTCGACGCCCTGAACGATGTAAACCAGATGCGCGTCGCAATCGACGCCGTGCGCGAGACCGGCACCGCTGTCGCCGAGGTCGCGTTCTGCTACACCGGTGACCTGCTGAGCCCTAACGAGGACAAGTTCACGCTTGACTACTACCTCGGTCTTGCTGAGCGGATCGTTGAGTCGGGTGCCCACATTCTTGGTATCAAGGATATGGCGGGTCTGCTGCGCCCAGCCGCTGCCGCAAAGCTTGTTACCGCTCTGCGCGAGCGTTTCGACCTGCCGGTGCACTTGCACACGCACGACACTCCGGGTGGTCAGCTCGCGACACTGCTCGCAGCCTCGACCGCAGGCGTCGACGCGGTTGATGCAGCTTCGGCACCGATGTCTGGCACGACGAGCCAGCCATCCCTCTCCGCACTCGTGGCCGCTCTGTCTCACACCGAGCGCGACACCGGCATCAACCCAGATGCCGTGTACGAGCTCGAGCCATACTGGGATGCCGTGCGCACCCTGTACAAGCCGTTCGAATCAGGGCTCCCTTCGCCGACGGGCCGCGTGTATACGCACGAGATCCCGGGCGGTCAGCTGTCGAACCTGCGCCAGCAGGCGATCGCACTTGGGCTCTCTGAGAACTTCGAGAAGATCGAAGACATGTACGCGGCAGCGGATCGTATCCTCGGCCGCCTGCCGAAGGTAACGCCGTCATCGAAGGTGGTCGGCGACCTCGCACTACATCTTGCTGCAGTTGACGCTGATCCCGCAGACTTCGAAGCGAACCCAGAACGCTACGACGTTCCACAGTCGGTTGTTGGCTTCCTCGCGGGAGAGCTCGGCGACATTCCTGGTGGATGGCCTGAGCCGTTCCGCTCGAAGGTGCTCGCGGGCCGCGACGTATCGATCGAGGTCGCGCCGGTTTCGGATGAGGACTCGGCACGACTCGAAGGATCAAGTCAGGAGCGCCGATCCACACTGAATCGCCTGCTCTTCCCGGCACCGACGAAGCAGTTCGAGGCAGTTCGCGAACAGTTCGGAGACCTCTCGGTCGTTGACACCGGCGACTACCTCTACGGACTCGAGACGAGTGCGGAGCACGCGATCGACCTCTCGAAGGGTGTGCGACTCTACGTTGGACTCGAAGCAATTGGCGAGGCAGACGAGAAGGGTGTGCGCACCGTCATGGTGCGCGTCAACGGCCAGCTCCGCCCCGTCTTTGTGAAAGACGAGAGCATCAAGGTCACCGTGGTTGCTGCAGAGAAGGCTGACCGTACGGTTCCGGGCCAGGTTGCGGCTCCGTTCTCTGGCACCGTCACCGTCAAGGTCGCTGCGGGCGATCAGGTTGAGGCAGGCCAGGCAATCGGCACGATCGAAGCAATGAAGATGGAGGCTGCGATCACCTCTCCAGTCGCAGGCACGGTGCAGCGCATCGCGTTCGACGGCACCCGAGGTGTCGAAGCCGGCGACTTGATCGTCGTCGTCGAGTAG
- a CDS encoding type II toxin-antitoxin system Phd/YefM family antitoxin: MKGEIMNLDRLDRIDLSAYSACMGTWQVQAGKQRFSELLRAAEGGEPQFITRHGKPVAVVVDIEDYRRTHETQQSFAEYLLTLEGALAEGDELEISPRTAEPEYWAKVDNLFRDGD, translated from the coding sequence ATGAAGGGCGAGATCATGAATCTAGACAGACTAGACAGAATTGATTTGTCGGCGTACTCTGCGTGCATGGGAACATGGCAGGTACAGGCTGGAAAACAGCGGTTCAGCGAACTGCTGCGTGCCGCAGAGGGCGGCGAGCCGCAGTTCATTACGAGGCATGGAAAGCCTGTCGCGGTTGTGGTGGATATTGAAGATTACCGACGAACGCATGAAACACAACAGAGTTTCGCGGAGTACCTTCTCACGCTCGAGGGCGCCCTAGCTGAAGGTGATGAACTGGAGATTTCGCCCCGGACTGCTGAGCCAGAGTACTGGGCGAAGGTTGACAACTTGTTTCGTGATGGCGACTAA
- a CDS encoding FAD-dependent oxidoreductase: MSKMRLAIVGAGPAGIYAADLLLKAERDFEVEIDLFEQLPAPYGLVRYGVSPDHPRIKGIINALRDVLDSGTIRFFGNVRYGEDLTLADLKQHYNAVIFSTGAIRDAFLDIPGIDAESSYGAADFVSWFDGHPDVPRTWPLEARSVGVIGNGNVALDISRMLIKHADDLLPTEIPDNVYKGLAANPIEELHLFGRRGPSYVKFTPLELRELGEVRDVDMVINERDFDIPDAHAEEVLTKNKQVVVINRIMNKWREDQRARESGEVQPASRRLHLHFWSKPVEVVVEDGRVAGLKIERTAPDGKGGVVDTGEFEVIPMQSLYRAIGYFGSPLDEIPFDDVHGVIPNEQGRVVDESGIYIPGIYATGWIKRGPVGLIGHTKSDAMETLECLMEDADTWWKPEHPDGEAVVALLESRGVPFTNLDGWHRLDEHELALGAADGRTRVKVVPREEMTRIARGE; this comes from the coding sequence ATGAGCAAGATGCGTTTAGCGATTGTAGGGGCCGGACCCGCGGGAATCTATGCTGCGGACCTGCTGCTGAAAGCGGAACGAGATTTCGAGGTCGAAATTGACCTTTTCGAACAGCTTCCTGCCCCCTACGGGCTTGTGCGCTACGGCGTTTCGCCAGACCATCCCCGCATCAAGGGCATCATCAACGCACTACGCGATGTGCTCGATAGCGGCACGATCCGCTTCTTTGGCAACGTTCGCTACGGTGAAGATCTCACGCTCGCAGACCTCAAACAGCACTACAACGCGGTGATTTTCTCGACCGGCGCGATCCGCGATGCCTTCCTCGACATCCCCGGTATCGACGCCGAATCCTCATACGGCGCCGCCGACTTCGTCAGCTGGTTCGACGGCCACCCAGACGTGCCACGCACCTGGCCACTTGAGGCCCGCTCGGTTGGAGTCATCGGCAACGGCAACGTCGCGCTCGACATTTCTCGCATGCTCATCAAGCACGCAGACGATCTGCTCCCAACTGAGATTCCCGACAACGTATATAAGGGACTCGCAGCAAACCCGATCGAAGAACTGCACCTTTTCGGCCGCCGAGGCCCGTCGTATGTAAAGTTCACGCCGCTTGAGCTTCGCGAACTCGGCGAAGTGCGCGACGTCGATATGGTCATCAACGAGCGAGACTTCGACATTCCAGATGCGCACGCCGAAGAAGTGCTCACGAAGAACAAGCAGGTCGTCGTGATCAACCGCATCATGAACAAGTGGCGCGAGGACCAGCGTGCGCGCGAATCCGGTGAGGTGCAGCCCGCCTCGCGCAGATTGCACCTGCACTTCTGGTCGAAGCCGGTTGAGGTTGTCGTTGAAGACGGTCGCGTCGCTGGCCTGAAGATCGAACGTACAGCGCCCGACGGTAAGGGTGGCGTCGTTGACACCGGCGAGTTCGAGGTCATTCCGATGCAATCGCTCTACCGCGCAATCGGTTACTTTGGCTCACCGCTCGATGAAATTCCGTTTGACGACGTGCACGGCGTTATTCCCAACGAGCAGGGTCGCGTTGTCGACGAGTCGGGCATCTACATTCCCGGCATTTACGCAACTGGGTGGATCAAGCGAGGCCCCGTCGGGCTTATCGGTCACACAAAATCTGACGCTATGGAAACGCTGGAGTGCCTCATGGAGGACGCAGATACCTGGTGGAAACCAGAGCATCCCGACGGTGAGGCTGTTGTCGCACTGCTAGAGTCACGCGGGGTACCGTTTACCAACCTCGATGGGTGGCACCGCCTCGATGAGCACGAACTCGCGCTCGGCGCGGCTGATGGGCGCACTCGGGTGAAGGTTGTTCCACGCGAGGAAATGACCCGAATCGCACGTGGCGAATGA
- a CDS encoding type II toxin-antitoxin system VapC family toxin: MYLIDTNVLSELTKPRPNLGVKNWVVDQPDMYVSVLTLGEIGRGAQALRKRDDRRAERIAAWLEGVRRDFMTRVLPIDERVIDSWVTLPTMRTLPTIDGLIAATAAAHDLTVVTRNTAEFSDLGVRLLNPFAD; this comes from the coding sequence ATGTACCTCATTGACACGAACGTGCTCTCAGAACTTACGAAGCCCCGGCCAAATTTAGGGGTAAAGAACTGGGTTGTGGATCAGCCCGACATGTATGTCAGCGTACTCACGCTTGGCGAAATAGGTCGGGGTGCTCAGGCGTTGCGGAAGCGCGACGATCGTCGTGCGGAGCGGATTGCAGCATGGCTTGAAGGAGTTCGTCGTGACTTCATGACACGCGTTCTCCCAATTGATGAGCGAGTGATTGATTCCTGGGTCACACTCCCAACGATGCGGACTTTGCCTACTATTGACGGGCTTATCGCGGCGACTGCAGCCGCGCACGATCTCACAGTTGTGACTCGAAATACTGCTGAGTTCAGTGACCTGGGCGTGCGATTGCTCAATCCGTTTGCTGACTGA
- the pyrE gene encoding orotate phosphoribosyltransferase: MTTAREQLIELIKSEAVFHGDFTLTSGKKATYYIDLRKLSLDHRAAPLIGQVMLDLIEDVDGVVAVGGLTMGADPIASAIMHQGVARGKTYDSFVVRKEPKDHGRGRQVEGPDLNGKRVIVVEDTSTTGGSPLKAIEALKKVGAEIAGVAVVVDRQAPAKARIEEAGYEYRFAIGLEDLGLEPQ; the protein is encoded by the coding sequence ATGACTACCGCGCGCGAACAGCTCATCGAACTCATCAAGTCAGAAGCTGTGTTCCACGGCGATTTCACGCTCACGAGCGGCAAGAAGGCGACGTACTACATCGATCTGCGCAAGCTGTCGCTCGATCACCGCGCCGCACCGCTCATCGGGCAGGTCATGCTCGACCTCATCGAAGACGTCGACGGTGTCGTCGCTGTTGGCGGCCTCACGATGGGTGCCGACCCCATTGCATCAGCAATCATGCACCAGGGCGTCGCGCGCGGCAAGACGTACGACTCGTTCGTTGTGCGCAAAGAACCAAAAGACCATGGGCGCGGCCGCCAGGTCGAGGGGCCTGACCTCAACGGCAAGCGCGTTATCGTCGTCGAAGACACGTCGACAACTGGCGGATCTCCACTCAAGGCGATCGAGGCACTCAAGAAGGTTGGGGCTGAGATTGCCGGCGTCGCCGTCGTGGTGGATCGCCAGGCGCCCGCCAAAGCCCGCATCGAAGAAGCAGGGTACGAGTACCGCTTCGCCATCGGCCTTGAAGACCTCGGGCTCGAACCGCAGTAA